The following coding sequences lie in one Sorghum bicolor cultivar BTx623 chromosome 6, Sorghum_bicolor_NCBIv3, whole genome shotgun sequence genomic window:
- the LOC8057467 gene encoding uncharacterized protein LOC8057467 codes for MDNGFVNIPHPPLSEALMNDPFVLVGCSAPSSTMENMGQSTLCMDGLNPAMVSCSHVNGNTQIMNDIAPRDDGSRLVLGLGPTPNFYSAASTGSKQDQRLSGQSSTFTDSGMLRLGLQMDGGEAIQYLQAPNGALHSLGVVDEASTSATVRNMGGYMPSLLFAPRANSTVNETQVETPDSLDLTHSTSNSQHVQHHLQLSPEPSAMTESSFGVSSDVVTATTTSERSHSRHPKKCRFKGCSKGARGASGLCIAHGGGQRCHKSGCHKGAESSSAYCKAHGGGRRCEELGCTKSAEGKTDYCIAHGGGRRCEHPGCPKAARGKSGRCIKHGGGKRCSVKGCIRSAEGKAGLCISHGGGRRCQYPDCGKGAQGSTLYCKGHGGGKRCIFDGCSKGAEGSTPLCKAHGGGKRCMFEGGGVCAKSVHGATEYCVAHGGGKRCSVPGCTKSARGRTDCCVKHGGGKRCKVDNCGKSAQGSTEFCKAHGGGKRCTWSTGCEKFSRGKSGFCAAHGTLMARQREQEVVKNVGSMIGPGLFSGIVVSSATAASSMTNEHSSSGVSTASDCDGTMRSQSMIPPQVLVPRSMMPWSSEPVDGGREGGHVVPEGRVHGGGLLSLLGGSFRNADVEKL; via the coding sequence ATGGATAACGGCTTCGTGAACATTCCCCATCCGCCATTGTCAGAGGCTCTGATGAATGACCCCTTTGTTTTAGTGGGTTGCTCAGCGCCAAGCTCCACGATGGAGAACATGGGCCAAAGCACACTCTGTATGGATGGCCTGAACCCAGCAATGGTTAGTTGCAGCCATGTTAATGGAAATACACAGATAATGAATGACATAGCACCGAGAGATGATGGCAGCAGGTTAGTCCTTGGTTTGGGTCCAACACCGAATTTTTATTCTGCAGCGTCCACTGGTTCAAAACAAGATCAGAGGTTGTCTGGCCAGAGTTCCACTTTCACTGATTCCGGGATGCTGAGGCTTGGTCTTCAGATGGATGGTGGGGAAGCAATTCAATATCTGCAAGCACCAAATGGAGCACTCCATTCTTTAGGTGTCGTTGATGAGGCTTCAACATCTGCTACTGTAAGGAACATGGGTGGTTACATGCCATCCCTACTCTTTGCTCCCCGTGCCAATTCTACTGTCAATGAGACACAAGTAGAAACCCCAGATTCTCTAGACCTCACGCACAGCACCAGCAATAGTCAGCATGTTCAACATCACCTCCAGCTCAGCCCTGAACCCTCTGCAATGACCGAGTCTTCATTTGGTGTGAGTTCTGATGTTGTCACTGCAACAACTACATCAGAACGTAGCCATTCCCGGCATCCTAAGAAATGCAGGTTTAAGGGATGTTCCAAAGGTGCAAGAGGCGCATCAGGGTTGTGTATTGCTCACGGAGGTGGGCAGAGATGTCATAAATCTGGATGCCATAAAGGTGCCGAGAGCAGCTCTGCGTACTGCAAAGCTCACGGTGGCGGTCGTCGGTGTGAGGAGCTTGGTTGTACCAAAAGTGCAGAAGGAAAAACAGATTATTGCATTGCTCATGGTGGAGGCCGCCGATGTGAACATCCTGGCTGTCCTAAAGCTGCCCGGGGTAAGTCTGGGCGGTGCATCAAGCATGGTGGTGGGAAGAGGTGCTCGGTTAAAGGTTGCATTCGGAGTGCCGAGGGGAAGGCTGGACTGTGCATTTCTCATGGCGGTGGCCGACGGTGCCAGTATCCAGATTGTGGCAAGGGGGCACAGGGCAGCACATTGTACTGCAAGGGACATGGTGGTGGCAAGAGGTGCATCTTCGATGGTTGCAGCAAAGGCGCAGAGGGTAGCACACCTCTGTGCAAAGCACACGGTGGTGGGAAGCGATGCATGTTTGAAGGAGGTGGTGTCTGTGCAAAGAGTGTGCACGGGGCTACTGAATACTGTGTGGCACATGGAGGTGGGAAGCGCTGTTCCGTGCCCGGCTGCACCAAAAGTGCTCGTGGCCGCACTGACTGCTGTGTGAAGCATGGTGGTGGTAAGCGGTGCAAGGTTGACAACTGCGGCAAGAGCGCCCAGGGGAGCACGGAATTCTGCAAAGCCCATGGTGGAGGAAAACGGTGCACTTGGAGCACAGGGTGTGAAAAGTTCTCCCGTGGCAAGAGTGGCTTCTGTGCGGCACATGGTACCTTGATGGCCAGGCAGCGAGAACAAGAGGTGGTGAAGAATGTAGGAAGCATGATTGGACCAGGTCTCTTCAGCGGCATTGTGGTGTCATCTGCCACTGCAGCAAGCAGCATGACGAACGAGCACTCGTCCTCTGGTGTCAGTACCGCTTCGGATTGTGACGGCACCATGAGGAGCCAATCAATGATTCCTCCGCAGGTGCTGGTTCCTCGCTCTATGATGCCTTGGTCTTCTGAGCCTGTAGATGGGGGCAGAGAGGGAGGTCATGTTGTTCCCGAGGGGAGGGTCCATGGAGGTGGCCTCCTGTCACTACTCGGTGGCAGCTTCAGGAACGCTGATGTTGAAAAGCTTTGA